One window from the genome of [Clostridium] celerecrescens 18A encodes:
- a CDS encoding PLP-dependent transferase, translating into MQRCGVMETLSLRMERHVENAHKVAQFLESHPQILQVSYPGLESSPYYNLAKKYFPKGPGAILSIRLKGGLEAAKKVLERVRIFDYMVNVGDAKSLIVHSATSPHFGQSKEQREKAGVFDDTLRLSVGIEDAEDLISDLRQALDSLYE; encoded by the coding sequence ATGCAGAGATGCGGAGTGATGGAAACCTTGTCCCTTCGCATGGAACGCCATGTGGAAAATGCCCATAAGGTGGCGCAGTTCCTGGAAAGCCATCCGCAGATTCTGCAGGTATCCTATCCAGGACTAGAGAGCAGTCCATACTATAACCTGGCGAAAAAGTATTTTCCCAAAGGCCCTGGCGCGATACTGTCCATCCGCCTTAAAGGGGGTCTTGAGGCAGCCAAGAAGGTGTTGGAGCGGGTCCGCATCTTCGATTACATGGTAAACGTAGGAGATGCAAAGTCCTTGATCGTACATTCTGCAACCTCCCCACATTTTGGCCAGTCGAAGGAGCAAAGGGAAAAAGCAGGAGTTTTTGATGATACCCTTCGTTTATCCGTTGGCATTGAAGATGCGGAGGATCTTATCTCAGATTTGAGGCAGGCATTGGATTCTTTATACGAATAA
- a CDS encoding MIP/aquaporin family protein has translation MLPYIAEFIGTMILILLGDGVVANVTLNKSGMKGAGSIQITFAWGLAVLIPAFIFGAASGAHFNPALTIALAVDGSMAWGLVPGYIVAQFAGAFCGAVLVYLLFKDQFDATESAATKLGVFSTGPSIPNMGRNILSEAIGTFVLVFSIKGISQVSGIATGLDKLLVFGIIVSVGMSLGGLTGYAINPARDLGPRIAHSVLPIKDKGDSNWGYAPVVIVGPVIGAIAAVLLYQAIPWA, from the coding sequence ATGTTGCCATATATAGCAGAATTTATCGGGACCATGATTCTGATTCTTTTAGGCGATGGCGTTGTAGCAAACGTAACATTAAACAAGTCTGGTATGAAAGGTGCTGGTTCAATTCAAATTACCTTTGCATGGGGTCTTGCTGTTTTAATTCCGGCCTTTATCTTCGGCGCAGCTTCCGGTGCCCATTTTAATCCTGCATTAACAATTGCCTTAGCTGTGGATGGAAGCATGGCCTGGGGGCTGGTTCCCGGTTACATAGTAGCTCAGTTTGCTGGTGCATTTTGCGGGGCGGTTCTTGTTTATCTTCTGTTCAAGGATCAATTTGATGCAACAGAATCTGCGGCTACCAAGCTTGGTGTATTTTCAACAGGACCATCTATTCCCAATATGGGACGAAATATTTTAAGTGAAGCGATCGGTACGTTCGTATTAGTATTCAGTATTAAGGGTATTTCACAGGTCAGCGGCATAGCTACCGGTCTGGATAAGCTCCTGGTATTTGGTATTATCGTTTCTGTTGGTATGTCTCTTGGCGGACTGACCGGATATGCGATTAATCCGGCTCGTGACCTTGGTCCGCGTATTGCCCACAGTGTTCTTCCGATTAAGGACAAAGGCGATTCTAATTGGGGTTATGCACCAGTTGTTATTGTCGGTCCTGTCATTGGTGCGATTGCTGCGGTACTGCTGTATCAGGCAATTCCCTGGGCATAA
- the frlD gene encoding fructoselysine 6-kinase, with translation MKVAAMGDNCIDVYDRIGRKYPTGNVVDTGVNIQKLGIPVSIISTTGSDENGKWMVETLAREGLDLSRFKVGDGPTAITYMDMDGLDRVHGDYVEGVLEHIEFDDEDVRFAAAHDLVHTALWGKAEDALPKIRQLSGAQISFDYADRLDHELVEKTLPYVDYGFYSYHKERDAFIESYLKDKVERGMKVAVATFGDKGSLAYDGNRFYEGGIYPAWVVNTVGAGDSFIAGFLYEILNGSDIETCLDTGAKIAAKVVSTFNPWEE, from the coding sequence ATGAAGGTTGCTGCAATGGGAGATAACTGCATTGACGTGTATGACCGGATTGGGAGGAAATATCCCACCGGCAATGTAGTCGACACTGGTGTCAATATTCAGAAGCTGGGAATTCCTGTATCCATTATCAGTACCACCGGTTCCGATGAAAACGGAAAATGGATGGTGGAGACACTGGCCAGGGAAGGGCTGGATTTGAGCCGTTTCAAAGTGGGAGACGGGCCGACTGCCATCACTTACATGGATATGGACGGGCTGGACCGGGTACACGGTGATTATGTGGAGGGGGTGCTGGAACATATTGAGTTTGACGATGAGGATGTCCGCTTTGCTGCCGCCCATGACCTGGTGCATACCGCATTGTGGGGAAAGGCGGAGGATGCCTTGCCGAAGATCCGCCAGCTTTCCGGTGCGCAGATCAGCTTTGACTATGCAGACAGACTCGACCACGAACTGGTTGAGAAAACACTGCCATATGTAGACTATGGATTTTATTCCTACCACAAGGAACGGGATGCTTTTATTGAATCCTACCTGAAGGATAAGGTGGAGAGAGGCATGAAGGTTGCGGTGGCCACCTTTGGTGATAAGGGGAGCCTGGCCTATGACGGCAACCGGTTTTATGAAGGAGGCATTTATCCTGCATGGGTGGTGAATACTGTGGGAGCAGGTGACAGCTTTATCGCTGGATTCCTCTATGAAATTCTGAATGGTTCGGACATTGAAACATGTCTGGACACCGGTGCGAAGATAGCTGCCAAAGTGGTCAGTACCTTCAATCCTTGGGAGGAATGA
- a CDS encoding NAD(P)/FAD-dependent oxidoreductase has product MKEYDIVIIGGGPAGLAAAIAARDNGSESILILERDKELGGILNQCIHNGFGLHTFKEELTGPEYAARFTEQVEKHKIEFVLNTMVMEISPDKVVTAMNREEGLFDIQAKAIILAMGCRERSRGALNIPGYRPAGIFSAGTAQRLVNMEGYMPGREVVILGSGDIGLIMARRLTLEGARVKVVAEIMPYSGGLKRNIVQCLDDYGIPLKLKHTVVEIRGKERLEGITLAAVDDRGKPIAGTEEEYSCDTLLLSVGLIPENELSGAMGVVLNPVTSGPIVNESLETNVEGVFACGNVLHVHDLVDFVSEEAAAAGKNAAIYVKNGTQKTGGREISLEGTDGVRYTVPSTINPERMEATQIVRFRVGNVYKNCYIGVYFNNERVLHRKRMVMAPGEMEEIRLEKEKLLLHPDVDRITIRIEEA; this is encoded by the coding sequence ATGAAAGAATATGATATTGTGATAATTGGCGGCGGTCCTGCTGGCCTTGCTGCGGCGATTGCGGCCCGGGATAACGGCTCTGAAAGTATATTAATCCTGGAAAGGGATAAGGAGCTCGGGGGAATATTAAATCAGTGCATTCATAACGGTTTTGGACTGCATACATTTAAGGAAGAATTGACAGGGCCGGAATACGCGGCTCGTTTCACGGAACAAGTGGAAAAACATAAGATTGAATTTGTTCTAAATACAATGGTTATGGAAATCAGCCCTGACAAGGTAGTTACGGCTATGAACAGGGAGGAAGGACTGTTTGATATCCAGGCCAAGGCGATCATCCTGGCAATGGGATGCAGAGAACGCTCCAGGGGAGCTCTCAATATACCTGGATATCGGCCGGCCGGTATTTTTTCGGCCGGTACAGCACAGCGTCTTGTAAATATGGAAGGCTACATGCCCGGGCGTGAGGTAGTGATCCTTGGATCCGGAGATATCGGATTGATTATGGCCAGACGACTGACTCTGGAAGGGGCCAGGGTTAAGGTGGTGGCTGAAATCATGCCATATTCCGGAGGGCTTAAAAGGAATATTGTCCAGTGCCTGGATGATTATGGAATTCCGCTTAAATTGAAGCATACGGTAGTTGAGATCAGAGGCAAGGAGCGGTTGGAGGGAATTACTCTGGCAGCAGTGGATGACAGGGGGAAACCAATTGCCGGAACAGAAGAGGAATATTCCTGTGACACCTTGCTATTATCGGTCGGACTGATACCGGAAAATGAACTCTCCGGTGCCATGGGAGTGGTTTTGAATCCGGTTACATCAGGCCCGATTGTAAATGAAAGTCTGGAAACAAATGTGGAAGGAGTCTTTGCCTGCGGAAACGTGCTTCATGTGCATGACTTGGTGGATTTCGTTTCGGAAGAAGCTGCTGCTGCCGGAAAGAATGCTGCAATATATGTGAAAAACGGGACGCAAAAAACGGGCGGCCGGGAAATCAGCCTTGAGGGAACTGATGGGGTTCGTTATACGGTTCCAAGCACGATTAACCCAGAACGTATGGAGGCAACTCAAATTGTCCGGTTCCGGGTCGGAAATGTTTATAAAAACTGCTATATCGGTGTATACTTTAATAACGAGAGGGTGCTGCATCGGAAACGGATGGTGATGGCACCAGGAGAAATGGAAGAAATAAGGCTGGAAAAAGAAAAGTTACTGTTGCATCCGGATGTTGACAGGATTACAATAAGGATAGAGGAGGCATAG
- a CDS encoding NAD(P)/FAD-dependent oxidoreductase: MYDVIIIGAGVSGSAVARELSRYKVNACVLEKEEDVCCGTTKANSAIIHAGYDAAEGSLMAKLNVEGNQMMPELSKELDIPFEQCGSMVVCLDEASLPNLQALYDRGVKNGVKDLEIITDQARIREMEPNLADEVIAVLSAPTAGIVCPFHLNIALAENAYTNGIDFKFDTEVESIKQIEGGWKLVTSKGEYETRYVVNAAGVYADRFHNMVSESKIHITPRRGDYFLLDKNAGKHVKRTIFALPSKYGKGVLVTPTVHGNLIVGPTAVDIEDKEGTATTREGLDELSKACLNVKNLPFRQVITSFAGLRAHEDHHEFIIRELEDAPGFVDCAGIESPGLTSSPAIGKMTAEILREKLDLDINPDFNGTRKGNIDLDTLSKEEKAALIEKEPAYGNIICRCEMVTEGEILDAIHRPLGARTLDGIKRRTRAGAGRCQAGFCTPKTMEILHRELGIPMTEITKSGGNSQLLVGYNKDRI; the protein is encoded by the coding sequence ATGTATGACGTAATTATTATTGGAGCGGGTGTATCTGGCAGTGCCGTCGCACGTGAACTTTCCCGGTACAAGGTGAATGCCTGTGTTCTGGAAAAAGAAGAGGATGTGTGCTGCGGCACCACCAAGGCCAACAGTGCCATCATCCATGCGGGCTATGATGCGGCAGAAGGATCCCTGATGGCTAAGCTGAATGTTGAAGGAAATCAAATGATGCCAGAGCTTTCTAAGGAGCTTGATATTCCTTTTGAACAGTGCGGGTCTATGGTTGTATGCCTGGATGAAGCATCGCTGCCGAATCTGCAGGCCCTTTATGACCGGGGTGTTAAAAATGGTGTAAAGGATCTGGAAATCATTACAGACCAGGCAAGAATCAGGGAAATGGAGCCAAACCTGGCAGATGAGGTGATTGCAGTTTTATCTGCTCCTACAGCGGGGATTGTATGTCCCTTTCATTTGAATATTGCATTGGCAGAAAATGCTTATACCAATGGCATTGACTTTAAATTTGATACCGAGGTAGAGAGTATCAAGCAGATCGAGGGTGGCTGGAAGCTGGTAACAAGCAAGGGCGAGTATGAGACCCGGTATGTGGTGAACGCGGCCGGTGTTTATGCAGACCGCTTTCATAATATGGTCAGTGAATCAAAGATCCATATCACTCCCCGGCGCGGTGATTACTTTCTATTGGACAAAAACGCAGGAAAGCATGTGAAACGGACAATTTTTGCGCTGCCGAGTAAATATGGCAAGGGGGTACTGGTAACTCCTACGGTACATGGAAATCTAATCGTCGGCCCAACCGCTGTTGATATAGAGGATAAGGAAGGCACGGCGACTACCAGGGAGGGCCTTGACGAACTTTCAAAGGCCTGTCTTAACGTGAAGAATCTGCCATTTAGACAAGTGATCACCTCTTTTGCGGGCTTAAGGGCCCATGAAGACCATCATGAATTTATTATCCGGGAGCTGGAAGATGCACCGGGTTTTGTGGACTGTGCAGGCATTGAATCACCGGGGCTTACCAGCAGTCCGGCGATCGGCAAAATGACAGCAGAAATCTTACGGGAAAAGCTGGACCTGGATATTAATCCTGATTTTAACGGAACCCGCAAAGGAAATATTGATCTGGATACGCTGTCAAAAGAGGAGAAAGCAGCTCTTATTGAGAAAGAACCGGCATATGGAAATATTATCTGCCGCTGCGAGATGGTGACGGAAGGGGAGATTTTAGACGCCATTCACCGGCCTTTGGGAGCCCGAACCTTAGATGGTATCAAACGCCGGACCAGGGCAGGGGCAGGGCGCTGTCAGGCAGGTTTTTGCACGCCTAAAACAATGGAGATTCTGCACCGGGAACTGGGCATTCCCATGACAGAAATAACAAAATCCGGCGGGAATTCACAGCTGTTAGTCGGATATAACAAGGACAGAATATAA
- a CDS encoding SGNH/GDSL hydrolase family protein, with amino-acid sequence MSKIGYDMEEILIRARPILDTRGSETEIILVAQVPIHPDTDPMFDQESWKKSGELALIYRDLYHSHGCLYLDGGSATRDVGEDGIHLSFKGHRALGEAIAVIIKEHEQCLLTKLV; translated from the coding sequence ATGTCCAAAATAGGATACGATATGGAAGAGATTCTGATCAGGGCCAGGCCCATTCTGGATACCAGAGGATCTGAAACTGAAATCATACTGGTGGCCCAAGTTCCCATTCATCCTGATACTGATCCTATGTTTGATCAGGAATCCTGGAAAAAGAGCGGGGAGCTGGCGCTGATTTACCGGGATCTGTACCATTCGCATGGGTGTCTGTACCTGGACGGCGGATCTGCCACCAGAGATGTGGGAGAAGATGGAATCCATCTGAGTTTTAAAGGACACCGGGCATTGGGAGAAGCAATTGCAGTAATCATAAAAGAACACGAACAATGTTTACTTACTAAGCTTGTGTAG
- a CDS encoding DUF1667 domain-containing protein — MEKRELICISCPMGCPLTVELEGGEIVNITGNTCKRGEVYGRKEVTNPTRIVTSTVKVEGGKSDMVSVKTKEDIPKDKIFECVKALKGITVKAPVRIGDVILPDVAGTGVDIVATKECR; from the coding sequence ATGGAAAAAAGAGAACTTATCTGTATCAGCTGTCCTATGGGCTGTCCTCTGACCGTGGAACTGGAAGGCGGGGAAATCGTGAACATTACAGGAAATACCTGTAAGCGAGGTGAGGTATATGGCCGAAAGGAAGTTACCAATCCCACAAGGATCGTTACATCCACTGTGAAGGTGGAGGGCGGAAAATCCGACATGGTATCGGTAAAAACCAAAGAGGATATACCCAAAGATAAAATCTTTGAATGTGTAAAAGCACTCAAAGGTATCACGGTGAAAGCGCCTGTCCGGATTGGTGACGTGATCCTGCCTGATGTGGCAGGAACAGGAGTAGATATCGTAGCAACAAAAGAGTGTAGATGA
- the dhaL gene encoding dihydroxyacetone kinase subunit DhaL — MADSKKVLEIIKAISLKMEEQKDYLTELDQPIGDSDHGINLARGFAAVNEKLTGLEGKDIGTILKTVGMTLVSTVGGASGPLYGSAFMKAGQAMAGKEGVDITDFLTVIKTAIEAVEQRGKAVVEEATMLDAMVPSYQAMDQAAQEGKTAGEVLNAGVKAAWSGAEHTKDLIATKGRASYVGERGLGHQDPGATSYSFMLEVISKVAS, encoded by the coding sequence ATGGCAGACAGTAAAAAGGTATTAGAGATCATTAAAGCAATCAGTTTAAAAATGGAAGAACAAAAGGATTATCTTACGGAACTGGACCAGCCGATTGGAGACAGTGATCACGGTATTAACCTGGCCCGTGGTTTTGCTGCAGTAAATGAAAAGCTAACCGGTTTGGAAGGCAAGGATATCGGGACCATATTAAAGACGGTAGGTATGACGCTTGTTTCTACTGTCGGCGGGGCCTCTGGTCCGTTATATGGATCTGCTTTCATGAAGGCTGGACAGGCCATGGCTGGAAAGGAAGGTGTGGACATCACCGATTTTCTGACGGTCATAAAGACTGCCATCGAAGCGGTAGAACAGCGTGGTAAGGCAGTAGTGGAGGAGGCGACCATGCTGGATGCTATGGTACCGTCCTATCAGGCCATGGATCAAGCTGCACAGGAAGGGAAAACGGCAGGGGAAGTCCTTAATGCAGGAGTCAAGGCAGCATGGTCCGGAGCGGAGCATACAAAGGATCTGATTGCCACCAAGGGCCGGGCCAGTTATGTGGGTGAACGGGGCCTGGGGCATCAGGATCCGGGAGCTACATCGTATTCTTTTATGCTGGAAGTGATTTCTAAAGTAGCAAGCTGA
- a CDS encoding EcsC family protein — protein MRRQFDKQVKQIKKEENKLLNKKENPLLKASIEPVADKIQSYIPGKLKTALETAFYKGFRLVFDKGYIYIEKTYDKDKIQLEYDLNNYAIDKVTKRKYLKRLDRYSKQSQMFNSSISVLEGGVLGALGIGLPDIPLFLSLVMKSVYEIALSYGYHYESEEEKAYILLLICTAMSKQEQQKEFYQKLEKLGVDIDDKMASEIDLEELIKTTAGILSESLLVAKFIQGIPLVGAVGGFVNYNIIRKISKFAGVKYKKRYYLNKQKRVLPSSGTLNN, from the coding sequence ATGAGACGGCAATTCGATAAACAGGTGAAGCAGATAAAAAAAGAAGAAAATAAATTGCTTAACAAAAAGGAAAATCCATTATTAAAAGCTTCCATAGAGCCTGTTGCTGATAAAATCCAAAGTTATATTCCCGGCAAACTGAAAACCGCCCTGGAAACGGCATTTTATAAAGGTTTCCGGCTGGTTTTTGATAAAGGATATATTTATATCGAGAAAACTTATGATAAAGATAAGATACAGTTGGAATATGATTTAAATAATTATGCCATTGACAAAGTGACCAAAAGAAAATATCTGAAACGTCTTGACCGGTATTCCAAGCAGTCCCAGATGTTTAATTCTTCCATTTCTGTACTTGAAGGAGGAGTTTTGGGGGCATTAGGAATCGGCTTGCCAGATATTCCGCTTTTTTTATCCTTGGTCATGAAATCTGTTTATGAAATTGCTTTAAGTTATGGATATCATTATGAATCAGAGGAAGAAAAAGCTTATATCCTGCTTTTGATCTGCACTGCAATGTCGAAACAGGAGCAGCAGAAAGAATTCTATCAAAAGCTTGAAAAATTAGGCGTAGACATCGATGATAAGATGGCTTCGGAAATTGACTTGGAAGAACTTATAAAAACTACAGCAGGAATACTATCGGAGTCGCTGTTAGTCGCAAAATTTATACAGGGGATCCCATTGGTAGGAGCAGTGGGTGGCTTTGTAAATTATAACATCATTCGTAAGATCAGCAAATTTGCCGGTGTGAAGTATAAAAAGAGATATTACTTGAATAAACAAAAACGTGTGCTGCCATCAAGCGGGACACTGAATAATTAA
- the dhaK gene encoding dihydroxyacetone kinase subunit DhaK gives MKKFINDTVLVEEQMILGMVKAYPRHLKKLDCGNVVVRAEKKEGKVALISGGGSGHEPAHGGFVGTGMLDAAVAGPVFTSPTPDQIYEGIKAVATDAGVLMIVKNYTGDVMNFEMAAEMAEMEGITVKHVVTNDDVAVKDSLYTIGRRGVAGTVFVHKIAGAMAETGADLDQVQATAQKVIDNVRTMGAAIEPCTVPAAGKPGFTLSDDEMEIGIGIHGEPGTHREPVKKADEIVDMLLSQILEDIDYAGSEVAVMINGAGGTPLMELYIINNRVSDVLAEKGIRIHKTFVGEYMTSIEMQGFSISLLRLDDEMKQLLDAVADTPAWK, from the coding sequence ATGAAAAAATTTATTAACGATACAGTTTTGGTGGAAGAACAGATGATTTTAGGGATGGTGAAGGCTTATCCCCGGCATTTGAAAAAGCTGGATTGTGGTAATGTTGTTGTGCGGGCCGAGAAGAAAGAGGGTAAAGTGGCTTTGATCAGCGGCGGCGGAAGCGGGCATGAACCAGCTCATGGCGGTTTTGTCGGAACAGGAATGCTGGATGCCGCAGTTGCGGGTCCGGTCTTTACATCCCCGACTCCGGATCAGATCTATGAGGGCATTAAAGCGGTGGCTACGGATGCTGGTGTGCTTATGATCGTTAAGAACTATACCGGTGATGTTATGAACTTTGAGATGGCTGCAGAGATGGCGGAGATGGAAGGCATCACCGTGAAGCATGTTGTCACGAATGATGATGTGGCAGTAAAGGACAGTCTTTATACGATCGGCCGCAGAGGAGTGGCAGGGACAGTCTTTGTGCATAAAATAGCAGGTGCTATGGCCGAGACTGGTGCAGATCTTGATCAAGTGCAGGCAACTGCGCAAAAAGTAATTGATAATGTAAGAACGATGGGAGCAGCGATTGAACCTTGTACGGTACCGGCAGCGGGGAAACCGGGATTTACCCTTTCCGATGATGAGATGGAAATTGGAATCGGTATCCACGGAGAACCGGGAACGCATAGAGAGCCGGTTAAGAAAGCGGATGAGATCGTTGATATGCTGCTGAGTCAGATTCTTGAAGATATCGATTATGCAGGAAGCGAAGTAGCAGTTATGATTAATGGTGCTGGCGGAACACCGCTGATGGAGCTTTATATCATTAACAATCGGGTTTCTGATGTTCTGGCAGAAAAAGGTATACGGATACATAAAACCTTTGTCGGAGAATATATGACCTCCATCGAGATGCAGGGCTTTTCAATCTCCCTTCTTCGCTTGGATGATGAAATGAAGCAGCTTCTGGATGCGGTCGCGGATACGCCTGCCTGGAAATAA
- the frlC gene encoding fructoselysine 3-epimerase: MKLGMFTSGYQRNPLEHCFQDAKRFGYDFIELWGGRPHAFAPDLKAGEILDVKRLIDKYQMPVMGFTPEHNAYPYNFMIGSERQRRDAVDYLKLCLDMAKEMGSDYMLVSPAHSGYLATYEEIWSRMVDTLRELTGHAEKVGVKLVVETLTPYETNAFKSANDLIELFKRIDSPYIVGMCDVVPPFVQHESIMAYIDKLGEKMYHMHIIDGVQGTDSHIVPGEGSIPLPELFKELKDAGYDKTATLELVTGYINEPRLYSRRSIDNVRAYMGEAGF; this comes from the coding sequence ATGAAACTTGGAATGTTTACTTCTGGCTACCAGCGCAATCCGCTGGAACACTGCTTTCAGGATGCAAAGCGTTTCGGCTATGATTTCATTGAGCTGTGGGGCGGGAGACCTCACGCCTTTGCACCAGATCTGAAGGCGGGAGAGATTTTAGACGTAAAGCGGTTAATCGATAAATATCAGATGCCGGTGATGGGATTCACACCAGAGCACAATGCGTATCCTTACAACTTCATGATTGGAAGCGAGCGGCAGAGGAGAGATGCGGTGGATTATTTGAAGCTGTGTCTGGATATGGCGAAAGAAATGGGTTCTGATTATATGCTGGTGTCCCCTGCCCATTCCGGATATCTGGCAACCTATGAGGAGATCTGGTCCCGCATGGTGGACACCTTAAGAGAGTTGACCGGCCACGCTGAGAAGGTCGGCGTAAAGCTGGTGGTAGAGACACTCACACCCTATGAGACCAATGCGTTTAAGAGCGCCAATGACCTGATCGAGCTGTTCAAACGCATCGATTCCCCCTATATTGTGGGAATGTGCGATGTGGTGCCGCCTTTTGTCCAGCATGAAAGCATCATGGCATACATTGACAAGCTGGGGGAAAAAATGTATCACATGCATATTATTGACGGAGTTCAGGGGACTGATAGTCACATTGTTCCCGGCGAGGGCTCCATTCCGCTTCCTGAGCTGTTTAAAGAGCTAAAGGATGCCGGATATGATAAAACCGCCACATTGGAGCTGGTAACAGGATATATCAACGAGCCCAGGCTGTATTCCAGGAGATCCATCGATAACGTCCGGGCCTATATGGGAGAAGCTGGCTTCTGA
- a CDS encoding amidohydrolase, translating to MQKANILLRSNAVFSGLASAPEAGFVAISGNHIMAVGPSDGAEYAEPDTQVLNLGDRLICPGFTDVHCFFSGYLLTIAGADLSTCQDAGQAIAAAKDYQKSLAPGATVLARGVQTGFTELSCDRLDQEFGDVPVILFMEGGESCYMNSAAHRDYRFTPDTCWSESYWRLLKYILGQRDFSVPEFRKYLSMMNSRGITSIKEMGFDDFYGFTKELKKLEQENTLTARVHFMSQPVGFPMNLEYGREMRDSFSGSFVHFSGYNQMTDGSISQLEGEMKSPYLCSDTCCTKDIDWEGLRRDTLSADRENFRFSLHAQGDGAICRTIDIFDQCQREPGGKIKNRHAITDLECSDPTDLERMGVLGIVAEVYPQIMSIANRDSKLAMIQKNIGQERGKNYWNRRKMVDSGVMISCGTDLPLLYDDIPESIYHTVGALFPEGGAPFNKENTLTTAELLKAWTYGGQYNLGCENQLGTLKAGNLADIAVLDGNVFETSMDHVRDIKVCLTLVDGNIVYCTI from the coding sequence ATGCAGAAAGCTAACATTCTATTACGATCCAACGCTGTTTTCTCAGGCCTTGCTTCCGCTCCGGAAGCAGGTTTCGTTGCCATATCAGGCAATCATATCATGGCCGTAGGTCCCTCAGACGGGGCGGAGTACGCCGAGCCGGACACCCAGGTGCTGAATTTGGGAGACAGGCTCATTTGTCCGGGCTTTACGGATGTACACTGCTTCTTCAGTGGATATCTGCTGACCATCGCAGGAGCCGATTTAAGTACATGCCAAGACGCTGGTCAGGCGATAGCAGCAGCTAAGGATTATCAGAAATCACTGGCCCCGGGCGCTACAGTTCTGGCAAGAGGTGTGCAGACAGGCTTCACGGAGCTAAGCTGTGACCGACTGGATCAGGAATTCGGAGACGTGCCTGTTATCCTCTTTATGGAGGGGGGAGAAAGCTGCTATATGAACAGCGCCGCCCATAGGGATTACCGTTTCACTCCGGACACCTGCTGGTCAGAAAGCTACTGGCGCCTTCTGAAGTATATTCTGGGGCAGAGGGACTTTTCCGTTCCGGAATTCAGGAAATATCTGTCCATGATGAATTCAAGGGGAATTACTTCTATAAAAGAAATGGGCTTTGATGATTTCTACGGTTTTACAAAAGAACTTAAGAAATTAGAACAAGAGAATACCCTTACCGCTAGAGTTCATTTCATGAGTCAACCTGTTGGCTTCCCCATGAATCTGGAATACGGAAGGGAGATGCGGGATTCCTTCTCCGGCAGTTTCGTACACTTCTCAGGTTATAACCAGATGACCGACGGATCCATCAGCCAGCTGGAAGGTGAAATGAAATCGCCTTACCTCTGTTCAGATACCTGCTGTACCAAGGATATCGACTGGGAAGGTTTAAGAAGGGATACCCTATCAGCCGACAGAGAGAACTTCCGCTTTTCTCTCCATGCCCAGGGTGACGGAGCAATCTGCAGGACCATAGATATTTTTGACCAGTGCCAAAGGGAACCGGGCGGTAAGATAAAAAACCGTCATGCAATAACAGACCTGGAATGCTCGGATCCTACTGATCTGGAGCGTATGGGAGTTCTCGGCATAGTGGCAGAGGTCTATCCACAGATCATGTCCATTGCAAACCGGGACAGTAAACTGGCAATGATTCAAAAGAATATCGGCCAGGAACGCGGCAAGAACTACTGGAATCGCCGGAAAATGGTTGATAGTGGCGTGATGATCTCCTGCGGTACGGACCTACCGCTGCTCTACGACGATATTCCGGAGTCCATCTATCACACGGTAGGCGCCCTGTTTCCTGAAGGAGGTGCACCCTTCAACAAGGAGAACACCCTGACTACAGCTGAGCTATTGAAGGCCTGGACCTACGGTGGCCAGTACAACCTGGGCTGTGAAAACCAACTAGGAACCCTTAAAGCCGGCAATCTGGCAGATATCGCAGTTCTGGACGGAAATGTATTTGAGACCTCCATGGACCATGTGCGTGACATCAAAGTGTGTCTGACACTTGTGGATGGCAATATTGTCTATTGTACAATCTAA
- the dhaM gene encoding dihydroxyacetone kinase phosphoryl donor subunit DhaM, protein MVGLVIVSHSDSLAKSVVELTKIMASNARIAPAGGLEDGSFGTSFEKIQAAIESVYSDDGVLVLMDMGSAVMTTEMVIEMLEEKKVEMVDCPLVEGAVVASIDAASGMDFETIKGDLAKVGGTRKF, encoded by the coding sequence ATGGTTGGATTAGTTATCGTATCTCATAGTGATTCGCTGGCAAAAAGTGTTGTGGAACTGACAAAAATCATGGCATCCAATGCGCGGATTGCCCCGGCCGGCGGGCTTGAAGACGGAAGCTTTGGCACCAGCTTTGAGAAAATCCAGGCTGCGATTGAATCTGTTTATAGCGACGATGGAGTGTTGGTGCTCATGGATATGGGCAGTGCCGTCATGACCACTGAGATGGTAATCGAAATGCTGGAGGAAAAAAAGGTGGAAATGGTAGATTGCCCATTAGTGGAGGGCGCGGTTGTAGCCTCCATAGATGCGGCTTCCGGAATGGATTTTGAAACGATTAAGGGAGATCTTGCGAAAGTTGGAGGGACCAGGAAGTTTTAA